In Nitrosococcus oceani ATCC 19707, the following proteins share a genomic window:
- a CDS encoding excalibur calcium-binding domain-containing protein — MNKIIVTAMIIIAGWYGSLLYRQGELTVIREFANGFGSNEPVKCMTKDGRVLYGDIPQGIICEKVEPVEGSLTVQKFSTLKRDDHKASGFRCDGRQYCSQMKSRAEAEFFARNCSNTKMDGDHDGVPCENDSQF; from the coding sequence ATGAATAAAATAATTGTAACTGCAATGATTATAATTGCCGGATGGTACGGTAGCTTGCTCTATAGGCAAGGTGAATTGACAGTTATACGAGAATTTGCAAACGGATTCGGATCTAATGAGCCAGTAAAGTGCATGACGAAAGATGGCCGAGTTTTATATGGCGACATTCCACAAGGCATTATATGTGAGAAAGTAGAGCCGGTTGAGGGCTCATTGACAGTTCAAAAATTTTCTACTCTTAAAAGAGATGACCATAAAGCTTCAGGGTTTAGATGCGATGGACGGCAATACTGCAGTCAGATGAAGTCAAGAGCTGAGGCAGAATTTTTTGCTAGGAATTGTTCAAATACTAAAATGGATGGAGATCACGATGGCGTTCCATGTGAGAATGATTCCCAGTTTTAA
- a CDS encoding ParA family protein, whose amino-acid sequence MSNKSYVMWNNKGGVGKSTITFHIASVYAENNPDRDVVVIDMCPQANSSSMLMGGGKDSELKLQQLISMNEPQTIVGYITEATLNGDADIAKYSTKLREVNPNLSNNMYLISGDGNLELIAPLLSERAEATPLSAADNPWIKIHSIVRFLTKKPINSERPCTFFIDTNPSFSIYTQLAIVGGEKLLVPINADDSSIFAITGLFNLIWGTAIIHPVYGKYTFASKAKSHGLVLPKISFLLGNRFTQKKGAAHAFKALSNEAIDKMYSEYKKNPDKFEDPVEHINNLQDFESAYSIELRDFNSAGVVAANQGLPLSKMDKHTYEVYGERIQVAKEQREKCREAIELLVTKL is encoded by the coding sequence ATGAGCAATAAGAGCTATGTCATGTGGAACAATAAAGGCGGCGTTGGAAAAAGTACAATTACTTTCCATATTGCCTCTGTTTACGCTGAAAATAACCCTGATAGGGATGTTGTCGTTATTGATATGTGTCCTCAAGCTAATTCATCATCAATGCTTATGGGCGGTGGAAAAGATAGTGAATTAAAATTGCAGCAATTGATTTCGATGAATGAGCCTCAAACTATAGTTGGTTATATTACTGAAGCAACACTTAATGGAGATGCCGATATTGCAAAATACTCCACGAAATTAAGAGAAGTTAACCCCAACCTCTCGAACAACATGTATCTTATATCTGGTGATGGGAATTTAGAATTGATTGCTCCCCTGCTTTCTGAAAGAGCAGAAGCAACACCACTATCTGCCGCAGATAACCCCTGGATTAAGATTCATTCAATCGTAAGATTTTTAACTAAAAAGCCAATTAATTCCGAACGACCCTGTACATTTTTTATAGATACTAATCCTAGCTTTTCAATTTACACTCAGCTTGCGATAGTTGGCGGAGAAAAACTATTAGTTCCCATTAACGCCGATGATTCATCGATATTTGCGATCACTGGTTTATTTAACTTAATATGGGGTACCGCAATAATTCATCCTGTTTATGGAAAATATACATTTGCCTCTAAGGCTAAAAGCCATGGGTTAGTGCTACCAAAGATATCATTCCTTTTGGGTAACCGCTTTACACAAAAAAAGGGTGCTGCCCACGCTTTTAAAGCGCTTTCAAATGAAGCTATTGATAAAATGTATTCTGAATACAAAAAGAATCCAGATAAATTTGAAGATCCTGTTGAGCATATAAATAACCTTCAAGATTTCGAATCCGCATATAGTATTGAGTTAAGAGACTTTAATAGTGCGGGAGTAGTAGCGGCGAATCAAGGTCTTCCGCTTAGCAAGATGGATAAGCATACATATGAGGT